From the genome of Malus sylvestris chromosome 6, drMalSylv7.2, whole genome shotgun sequence, one region includes:
- the LOC126625594 gene encoding uncharacterized protein LOC126625594, which yields MAKLLSAVRAHQMHGNKVSQLAKGLIAPKYTTLVDPPPPELKLPTHTFSRANFNFDNGKPNTTFINPIPLIGLIAGLFSTGNPCVDLFFNVIKPEKASPAEVEATCIYLKQLLPLAWSHNPVTTLKLICNLRGEKSYLEAFDTAAYWLHHNHPKTLLRSIPSIAVSFGCFIDPVDILYFLLEGRERRRENEEETDAGSGSAQQKTLAEMTKMFTERYERDPNYKLLHDRVTDVYVEQLNFGMEILKRKFKQSDIDDDDRYSLAYEITDAAGCCTMDTKTINATLICESIARKFFPRESYPEYQGIDDTQYAKKIEGRLRKEVLVPLEKAGYCGRPNKQGNPCEIETYLEEVKADKSKIDPGALLPHHIMAFEDHPNVGEVAELQWKTMVEGMKKKGKMNNCLAVCDDGRIRIRGKAREVSLALGLLVSELTQVPWNGKAVSWHSTLQPIQGHDLKSKSKFVRKMDFEGSDKYDLDIEEVLDSILELAVNENLQPEQMVKKVFVFSKQHFSHEAYSLWDDDYNEIKRKFEAKGYGDAVPHIVIWFMPDLYLEWEKIEMPWTQPGMTMLSGFSENLLKLFLENDGEIGPEHVMEAAISEEKYQKLAVVD from the coding sequence ATGGCTAAACTACTCTCGGCTGTGAGAGCACACCAAATGCATGGCAACAAAGTTTCACAACTCGCAAAAGGACTAATAGCTCCTAAGTATACAACTCTTGTCGATCCTCCACCTCCGGAGCTCAAACTACCCACACATACTTTCTCCAGAGCCAATTTCAATTTCGACAATGGGAAACCCAATACAACATTCATAAATCCAATCCCGTTGATTGGCCTGATTGCCGGCTTGTTTAGTACCGGTAACCCCTGTGTTGATCTCTTTTTCAACGTGATCAAGCCGGAGAAAGCAAGTCCGGCTGAGGTGGAGGCTACCTGTATTTATTTGAAACAACTGCTGCCGCTGGCCTGGTCGCACAATCCGGTAACCACTCTCAAACTCATCTGTAATCTACGAGGTGAAAAATCCTATTTGGAAGCATTTGACACGGCCGCGTATTGGCTCCACCACAACCACCCCAAGACCCTATTGCGCAGCATCCCTTCTATTGCTGTGTCGTTTGGGTGTTTTATTGATCCTGTCGATATTTTGTACTTCCTTCTAGAAGGCCGGGAGAGGAGGAGGGAAAATGAAGAAGAGACAGATGCTGGTAGCGGTAGTGCTCAACAGAAAACCCTAGCAGAAATGACGAAGATGTTTACTGAGAGGTATGAGCGTGACCCGAATTACAAGTTGTTACACGATAGGGTTACAGATGTTTATGTGGAACAGTTGAACTTTGGTATGGAAATATTGAAGCGAAAATTTAAGCAATCGGatattgatgatgatgatcgGTACTCCTTGGCCTATGAGATAACTGACGCAGCTGGCTGTTGCACCATGGACACCAAAACCATCAATGCCACTTTGATATGTGAAAGCATTGCGAGGAAGTTTTTTCCCCGAGAATCATATCCGGAATATCAAGGCATTGATGACACCCAATACGCTAAAAAAATTGAAGGTCGACTCAGGAAGGAGGTTTTGGTGCCCTTGGAGAAGGCCGGCTATTGTGGACGCCCAAATAAGCAAGGAAATCCCTGCGAGATTGAGACGTATCTGGAGGAGGTGAAAGCAGACAAGTCCAAGATTGACCCCGGTGCTTTGCTTCCACATCATATCATGGCCTTTGAGGATCATCCCAACGTTGGGGAAGTGGCTGAGCTTCAATGGAAAACAATGGTGGAGGGCATGAAAAAGAAAGGCAAGATGAACAATTGCTTGGCTGTATGTGACGACGGCAGAATACGCATACGGGGAAAGGCGAGGGAGGTCTCACTGGCTTTGGGACTTTTGGTGTCTGAATTGACCCAAGTGCCATGGAACGGAAAGGCGGTCAGTTGGCACTCAACTCTACAACCGATACAAGGCCATGATCTTAAGTCCAAGTCCAAATTTGTGAGGAAGATGGACTTCGAGGGCTCAGATAAATACGATCTTGATATTGAGGAAGTGCTTGACTCGATTTTGGAACTGGCAGTGAATGAGAATTTGCAGCCAGAGCAGATGGTCAAGAAGGTGTTTGTGTTCAGCAAGCAACACTTTAGCCATGAGGCTTATTCCTTATGGGACGAtgattataatgaaataaagaGGAAGTTTGAGGCAAAAGGGTACGGCGATGCGGTGCCACACATAGTGATTTGGTTTATGCCAGATCTTTACTTAGAATGGGAGAAGATAGAGATGCCGTGGACACAACCGGGGATGACAATGTTGAGTGGCTTCTCCGAAAATTTGCTCAAGTTGTTCTTAGAGAATGATGGGGAAATTGGCCCAGAGCATGTCATGGAAGCCGCCATCTCCGAAGAGAAGTATCAAAAGCTGGCTGTAGTGGACTAA